From bacterium, a single genomic window includes:
- the mazG gene encoding nucleoside triphosphate pyrophosphohydrolase, which translates to MPIKTKKTTNTKLPNRKQPQGKPFYELVDIFARLRAPGGCPWDRVQTPKTLKPYLLEEAYEVLEAIDENDPVKMKEELGDLLGQIIFHSQMAAEKKLFDIDQVAACHAEKMRRRHPHVFAQGHARDAKEVLMNWEEIKYQEKKNVRRSALDGIPRRLPALLKAHRIQDKAARLGFDWDHIDGAFAKLEEELGEFSKAYSKGNKKEIQDELGDILFTLVNLSRFLKIDPEDALRLTSEKFTRRFKYIEQQLAKTGKTFKQSSLEDLEALWQQAKKQRRKS; encoded by the coding sequence ATGCCGATCAAAACGAAAAAAACGACAAACACTAAACTGCCAAACCGCAAACAGCCCCAAGGCAAACCGTTCTACGAACTGGTGGACATCTTCGCCCGACTGCGCGCCCCCGGCGGCTGCCCCTGGGACCGGGTCCAGACCCCCAAGACCCTCAAGCCCTACCTGCTGGAAGAGGCCTACGAGGTGCTGGAGGCCATTGACGAGAACGACCCGGTCAAAATGAAGGAGGAGCTGGGAGACCTGCTGGGCCAGATCATCTTCCATTCCCAGATGGCGGCCGAGAAAAAACTCTTCGACATCGACCAGGTGGCCGCCTGTCATGCGGAGAAGATGCGGCGGCGCCACCCCCACGTCTTTGCCCAGGGCCATGCCAGGGACGCCAAAGAAGTGCTGATGAACTGGGAGGAGATCAAGTACCAGGAGAAAAAGAACGTCCGGCGCTCGGCCCTGGACGGCATCCCCCGCCGCCTGCCGGCCCTGCTGAAGGCGCACCGGATCCAAGACAAGGCCGCCCGGCTGGGTTTTGACTGGGACCACATCGACGGGGCCTTCGCCAAGCTGGAGGAGGAGCTGGGGGAATTCTCCAAGGCCTACAGCAAGGGCAACAAAAAGGAGATCCAGGACGAGTTGGGAGACATCCTGTTCACTTTGGTCAACCTGTCCCGCTTTTTGAAGATCGATCCCGAGGACGCCCTGCGGCTGACATCGGAGAAATTCACCCGGCGCTTCAAGTACATTGAGCAGCAGCTGGCAAAGACCGGCAAGACCTTCAAGCAGAGCAGCCTGGAGGACCTGGAAGCCCTGTGGCAGCAGGCCAAGAAGCAGCGCCGGAAGAGCTAA